The following are encoded together in the Aciduricibacillus chroicocephali genome:
- a CDS encoding TetR/AcrR family transcriptional regulator: MKEQKQNEIIKTSIRLFAEKGFYQTSVQDIVDACGMSKGAFYGYFSSKEALHIAIFKHYFKEMRSVIESINKEDVTPREKLRKQMAAPLKSIRGQKEFFVMYLREQSFSINKELREFMEAFQKDMIVWYEKSLLAIYGAEMRSCFGDLMLAAEGLRNSYLSAMLFLDSQIDIERFPDFLMNRLDELADAFRAGEKPIITSDLFDRSSDKDCTPREEAVHLLEEMKKRLEEKEVKDEGMIHVLNMLLIELTKEKYDPYYVQGMLANLKKLNQFDSQRAKIAKLLDIEIL, translated from the coding sequence TTGAAAGAACAGAAACAAAATGAAATCATCAAGACTTCCATTCGTCTTTTTGCAGAAAAAGGGTTTTATCAGACGAGCGTCCAAGATATTGTGGATGCGTGTGGAATGTCCAAGGGGGCATTCTATGGTTACTTCTCTTCCAAAGAAGCTTTGCATATTGCTATTTTTAAACATTATTTCAAGGAAATGCGAAGCGTGATTGAAAGTATCAACAAAGAAGATGTAACACCTCGAGAGAAGTTGAGGAAACAAATGGCAGCTCCGCTTAAATCCATCCGCGGCCAAAAAGAATTTTTTGTCATGTATTTGCGTGAGCAGAGTTTCTCCATTAATAAGGAGCTTCGTGAGTTCATGGAAGCATTTCAAAAAGATATGATTGTTTGGTACGAAAAAAGTTTATTGGCCATCTATGGGGCTGAGATGCGATCTTGCTTTGGAGACTTGATGCTGGCAGCGGAAGGTTTGCGCAATAGTTATTTATCGGCAATGCTATTTTTAGATTCGCAAATTGACATAGAAAGATTCCCCGACTTCCTCATGAACCGCCTAGATGAGCTAGCGGATGCATTCCGTGCTGGTGAGAAGCCGATTATAACAAGTGATCTTTTTGATAGAAGTTCGGATAAAGATTGTACTCCTAGAGAAGAGGCTGTTCATCTGCTTGAGGAGATGAAGAAGCGACTTGAGGAAAAAGAAGTAAAAGATGAAGGGATGATTCACGTTCTGAACATGCTGCTAATCGAGTTGACCAAAGAAAAATATGATCCCTATTACGTTCAAGGGATGCTTGCCAACCTTAAGAAACTGAATCAATTTGACAGCCAGCGAGCAAAAATTGCAAAACTGCTTGATATAGAAATATTGTAG